From the Cucumis sativus cultivar 9930 chromosome 5, Cucumber_9930_V3, whole genome shotgun sequence genome, the window AAACGAtcattaattacaatttttctatttattttgagttatATGTTGTCTTAATTAAGTTGTGATAATAACAACTTACTTTGCtccacttaaattttttaactaaatttttaatagtaAAAGTTAGTTAAGTTTGGTGGTATTAACAATGACTTCCCTATTTAAAAATCGGAGGTTTAGTTCCCTACTATGCAATTATTGTATCAAAAGAAATCTTTACGtctatttaaatcaatttatttcattagttttttctttgatcatTATAACATGTGTACTTACATTATGCACATGTAAtgaaatacttaaaaaaaatggatagttgcaaatttagcaattaaattcaaaatatctaaGTATATAggaacatttaaaaaaaattgcaaatatagcaaaatttgtcatattctatcaatgatagagtctatcactgatagatcatgttgtaaaaattagtctatcaccaatagatcatacgagtctatcagtgatacaagtctatcatcgatagttttgctatatttgtaatttttttttaaatgttgctatatccttaattgttattcctcaaatggtaatccattacaattaccctaaaaaaatataggagaagtgaaaataagaaaaataagaactGAGTTACTTATAGTAAAtgaacatatattttttgaaatttctatgtATTGTCCGTTagtatttatcttattttaagaaattacaACTACAACAAATTATGTTAGCGATATGTTTATATGGTCGATAAGTTTGTATGtcctatcaataatataagtttattattgatatattatgtttgatttacaattttttaaaagtattgttacatatgttaatattttaattccaatgactatatttacaacaaattttttatacaaCAAACTACGTATTATtccatattttcaaataaatggaattaaacattttgaaaattgaaagagcgaatttatcaatttcttaCACATTCATATTCATATGTTTAGGttattaaaaggaaatatatttttgagaagtaaaatatatacatatgtaatACAATATAAGTAGTTTTGATTATAAGGGAGATGTAACACTTCATTTTTCGAGatttacaacatatataaTGTCAACGTGAAGAAAATACTACAATAACTCTGGAGGAGAAGAAGCGATGGCCATGGGAGACCAACTATGCCTACTCCATCAGTTCGTCAACAACTAACCAACTCCATCACACTCTTTGTAGCCACCCTCGCCGCAAccattctctttcttctatttcatTCCCCTCactcatcttcttcaacaacCCCACATCCCATGGCTGCTCGAACCTTCATCCTCTAGCTTCATGGATTGGGAGATTCGGGGCTTGCCAACAAACCAATTAAGAGCCTCTTCACTTTCCATGAGTTTAAACGCACTTCCGGGTAAAAGACCCATTCGATGGAAGTGGATTTATAAAATCAAGACTCACTCTGATGGCACTATTGAGCGTTATAAGGCTCATCTTGTTGCAAAATGATACTCGCAAGAATATGAGATTGACTATGAAGAAACATTTGCTCTTATGGCTCGAATGACATCTATTTGCAGTTTGTTAGCTGTTGCTACTGCCAAACAGTGACCTCTTCTTtagatggatgtcaagaatGTCTTTCTTAATGGAACCCTTTCTGAAGAAGTTTATATGAAGCCACTACCTGGTACTTCTCCTCCTCCTAACAAAGTGTGTCTTCTCCGTTGCGCATTATATGGTCTAAAACATGCTCCACGAGCATGATCTGTCACATTTAGCTCCACCATTACTCAACTTGGCTTTACCTCCAGCTCTCATGACACTGCACTCTTTACACGACAGACACCCCATGgtattgttcttcttcttctctatgttgatgatatgattattACTGGTAATGATCTACAGGCCATATCCGACCTACAACACTATCTTGGTCaacattttgagatgaaagaccTTGGATCTCTCAACTACTTTCTTGGTCTTGAAGTCTCTCGGCGCTCGGATGGTTATTTGTTGTCTCAAGCAAAGTATGCCTCTGATCTTTTAGCCCGCTCAAGCATCATTGACTCCAACACATCTTCAACACCATTAGATCCCAATACCCATCTAACCCCTTTTGATAATGTTCCTCTTGATGATGTAAGCTTATATCGACAACTTGTTCGCAGTCTCATCTATCTAACAGTAACTCGTTCAGACATTGCATATGTCATTCCCATTGTTAGTCAATTTATGGTTGCTCCGAGAACCATCCATTTTACTGTTGATCTACGCATCCTTTGCTATGTCAAGAAAACTTTGGGACATGGTCTTCAGCTTTCTTCTCAATCTTCGCTTGTGTTGTCTGGCTATTCTGATGCAGATTGGGCTGGAGACCCCACTGATCGACGATCTACCACAGGTTACTGTTTCTACTTAAGCGATTCTCTCATTTCATGGCATagtaagaaacaaagtgtTGTCTCTCGTTCCAGTACTGAATTAGAATATCGTGCTCTTGATGATGCTACCGCTAAACTTCTATGGCTTCGTTGGCTCCTTGCTGATTTGGGTGCCCCTCAACAGGGTCCACTATCCTTCATTGTGACAATCGTAGTGCTATTCAGATTGCTCACAATGATGTCTTTCATGAACGTATAAAGCACATCGAAAAGGACTGTCACTTTGTTCGTCATCATCTCTTGAGCAACACCCTCCTTTTACGATTTGTTTCCACTACTGAGAAACCAGCAAATATCTTCACAAGAGCCTTATCATCTAGTCGCTTCAGTTAGTTACTTACCAAACTCAAGCTGACCGCCACTCTACCatcttgagtttgagggagggtatcAAAgtaaattcttcaatttagGCTTACTCACATTTGTTACCTTATTTATGTTGCATAGGTTGCTTGTATTCATTGGTTACTCTAAtgtaaaatatacaataaatcttaatcaataaaatattggtTCACATGATGAAATTGCTTGCTTTaggttttatttgatttgtatgtTTTTGGGTTATTGCGTGAAATTGTCTTCTCATGTTATGGGAGTGTAGTTTTATGGGTTTTATATCCTTGTGTGAAACGACCCTATTCGTTGTTCTAATTAAAGAACTTATATGCTTCGTGTGTTGAACTTGAATGTCACTATTGGTCTCGATCTGAGGAAGACAGTCCTTGTGCTTAAATGCTTTAGAATGGTATCAGATAAAAGTGTGATGTCTGAACCTGAACTTGGTATGGTGAGTGAATTGGTATACAATAAGTGAGAGCAATTATCTTTGTTGGTTTTTTGatgatttcaaaatcaaagtcaCGTGGGCCATATCATACCATTGTAGAGTAATGCGGGAGGTTCGTTGCAATTATCAATTATTAGATTACTAACCATTGTAGTAAATTTTACCAAAGACAAATTGATGAAAGGGACGAAAATAGGTTCACAAAAGatacatcaaaatattttatttttgaaaaactgtTGGAGGGTAGGGTTTCCTATTGGTTTGAACAACCATTTGATTGACTgggttgtaaatataataaaaaccaCTAAATTAAGAGTAAAGAAAAGGAGGGATGCTAAAAATAGATGAAGTGAAAGCAATAGATGGGTATAGTTTGTTCCAATGGGAAATTATAAATTGGAAACCCATTCCCTCGTTCCTTTCACCcttcattcaaaataaaatttgaagaatagaAAGGTCAATAccaaaaaaaggttaaaatggCAGGCAACACCAACAAAACCCTTGCTATTGTGATGGTTGCTATGATCATGGTTTGTTCATTGATGGAAAACCCAACGAACGCAACCTCTCTCGATTATGGTGCCATTGGTAAAGGAGACGCAAGATGTAAAGATGGTAAATGTGAAATATTAGGAGATCCAGCCAATAATTATACAAGAGGATGTGAGCCTGAAGAACACTGTAGATCTGGATCACCTGGTCAATGATTCACAACATTTGCCTTCTACATCTCTATTCCACCATTCTATATCCTATCTCTCTTCCAATTATGACCATGGTGTAAAACAAGTGCATGTCATTCATTCATATATGGTATTGACCGGACATttctttgatatttaatttattaattcaatggttttattaatatgttgGATTTGTtatatcttccatttctttgcGTATGTttcttaatattcttttcaattttcttcctcTCGATTAGGTAGATAGTAGTTCGATatgatttttaattcaaaattaaaattatgaaaagattTCATTAGTAAATTACCTCcaaatgtaattaataatttagactttttaaagctaaaatttaattaacaatttggTTTCAAGAGGGTAAAAAGTAAGGCTGAAGGGGGGGAGAGaggagataaaaaaaaatagacaaaatcGTTAGATTGTTAATTACATATAGAATCGATTTTTGGATTCAatccaactttaattttatgttaaaaactaTGAAAGATCAAACTTCTACATAGCCATCTTAATTACTATATATGGGTGAAGGATAAGAGTGATTATTATTAACCATTCATTAATCATTGGACTTGCCCTACAATTACAGGTTACTAAATTagattaacattttaattatctcttataacctatcaaatttttattacagAAAATCACTTTATTATTACcactttaattattgtttcttttgtaaacAGTTCgtaattagatttaatttagaaagaaaataatattctatGGACAccacttttcttaattttggaATGAGCAAATCAAACggctctctttcttctctcttccgACGATCATTTCTCTCCTTCATCCTTTTTCTCTATTGAATTTATGGTTGTGAGACACTTGCCTATGCcgttcaaaattttacattagaGTGGATCTAAACCAAATTGGACACTGTGTTATCTGGTTTTAGCTTGAAGTAATTTCTAACAAGAATGGTTGCTTCAAAAAGACAAATATAAAGTGAAATTGATTGCCTCATTCTCTTCACCCtcattcaaactaaaattgaagcttaaagaaagaagtaaaggAATCAAAAATGGCAGCCTGCACGTATGAGATGACgaattctaaaatttcaagCTCTgcgttatatttattttgagttatacgttatcttaattaattggGTTGCTataattataacttatttcGCTCCACCTAGATTTTTAACGGCCAAAGTGAGTTTAGTTTGGTGGTATTAAaatgacttttttatttaaaaatcgAAGGTTTAGTTTTTACTATGCAATTAGTGtaccaaaagaaatttttatacctatttaaatcaatttatttcattagtttttctttgatcatCATAACACGTTTACTTACATTTACGCACATGTAatgaaatactttaaaaaaaaaaggagaagtgaaaacaagaaaaataagaacaagtaataaacatatatattttttaatttctatgtattgttcatcaatatttatcttattttaagaaattgcaattataacaaattctattaGCGATATGCTTATATGGTCGATAAATTTGCATGacctatcaataatagaaatttattattgatatactaTGTGGTATTTATTATCGATAAATTTGCATGACCAATCCAACTAAGGGGCAAATCAAGAATCTTATAGCGTGGACGGAGATCAACTTCATCTATGAGAATTTAATTCTTAATGGTCTTACTGTTGAGCTGTATGATTATTACACTACTATATCTACTGCGAAAGAAGTATGAGACGCGTTATCCAAGAAGTAGACGGTAAGCTGATACTTGCGATTTCAAATGACTGATGATAGATTCGTGGAGGCTCAATCGCATGAAATTCAAAAGACGGGACATGAAATTATTAGCGAAGTTATATCAATTGACGATCAATTTCCAGATGCGGTTATCATTGACAAGTTGCCTTAACtgtggaaggatttcaaaaaTACTATAAGGAACAAAACCAAGGAGGCGACGAGAAGACATGACCAAAAGGAGAGGTGAACACGATTTCCAGAACGCAGTCCACTGCAATGCTAAAACCGAACCTGAAGCTGAAAGAGAACAAAATGAAACGAGGTCGAATAAATAGAACAACTCGCAAAACCCCAATCCAGAAGTACAATACAAATTGTttgttataattgtaataagCCTGAACACTTATCTAAAAATTGTAGAAACAAGAATCATCCTGTTGTGCTAGCGAATCtagtagaagaagaattagTAGTTATAATCACATAAGTTAATGTGATTGGGGGGTCTGAAGGTTGGTGGCTGGACACTTGTGCATCTCGCCACGTTTGTCATAACCTTAgtttgtttagaaaatataatgagATCAAGGATAAGAATATCCTTCTGGGAGGTCATCACACAACTAAGGTGGCCGACTTTGGATAAGTAGAACTAAAATTCACATATGGAAAAATGCTTGTGCTGAAGGAAGTTCTACATACTTCTTAAATTTAGAAGAATTTGATCTCCGTATATCTCCTCAACAAGGATGGCTTCACGCAAACCATAAGATCAGACTTGTTTACTTTAACTAAAAGCAATATATTTGTGAGGAAGGGCTACGCTACTGATGACATGTTTAAGTTGGCTACGCTAGTGATGACATGTTTAAGTTGAACTtggaaattaataagaaattatcTTCTACTTACATGTTGTCTACTTTTAATATTTGCCATGCTAGACTTTGTcatgtaataaaatattaattagcaACATTAGTAGGTTGAATcttatttataagttatttttGCATGATTCTGAGAAATGTGCACGTTGAAGTCATGCTAAGATAACTAAGACTTCATATAAATCTGTAACTAGGGTAACTGAACCTCTACATTTAATTCGTTCTGATTTATGTGAATTTGATGGTATGTTAACTAGGAACAGTAAAAGGTATGTTATAACCTTTATAGATGATTGTTCTGACtacacttttatttatttgcttaAAAATAAGAGTGATGTCTTAGACATGTTTAAGGTATTTACAATTGAAATAGAGAATCAgtttaacaaaagaattagGAGACTTCATAGTGATAGAGGAACTGAATATGATTCAGTTGCTTTTAATGAGTTTTATAGCTTTCTATGAGTTTTATACCTTTCTATGAGTTTTATACCTTAAAAGGAATAATACACAAATTCGATTGAACACCTTATTTTGGAGTCACTATGGATGCGACATACTCcatataattacttttttattgaTACGAAATCTCTAAGTCCAACATTCATTTTCCAATTCAAAACtcttcagaaaaaaaaaacaacacaaacataaattaatattcgttttaataatcaaatttaccTTTTTACCGTCGTCAACAGGATTGAACAATAGAGTGTGAAGAAAACCTCCCTCTTCGAACCAAACAGTGGCTTACCTAAGATTTTCGATGTTGCCACAATTCCTCGTATTTTTCCAGCAAAATTCTTCCCCAAACGATGACGGATTCCGCCACTGACCGAAGAACTAACGAGAATTCCTCgtatttttccaataaaaaatcTTCCCTAAACAAGATGTCTAATTCTACCACCAACCGAAGCACTAATGAGATCGAGGCCAATTTCTCGATGTTGAAGGGAGTTGTGAGTGATATAGTGGTCGAAACACAGTCCTCTAACAACACTCTGATGCTCGAAATTTGTGccattttctataaaatatcaaaatttaagtcTCTCTTGAATTGAGTCGGGTTTGTAAGAAATGGAACTTGAGAGTTGGGTTTTTATATACAAACACACTCTCCctactttttctctcttaatttGTTTAGAGTATTTTAAAGCTGCCGgtttaatctttaattatGGTTGAAAAGATAAGTGTGTGAAAAGGAAAGAGTAATTTTGTGTGAGACCCGTGTTCGGAATAGAaggataaaattttgaaattttgaaaataagtattttgtttaattgcATAGGCTAGGCATTTTGTCGAAGGAAAGTGTTTTGAAGCTATGTGATAAGAGTAGgtgttttgaagttttttgcAGGGAGAAGAGTGTTGTAAGAAAGACAGATTAGGCGATCTGGAACTTATCGTGAGTTGAACCTAtgtgataaaagaaaataatttttcgaggatttttctattattatgcCTTAATCAATGGGTTACGTGTCAAGTTTGAGTTTAAGCATGGTTATGGGAAAGATTAAACTTACACGTGTACCGCCATTTGTAGAAGGAGTTGTCAAGTTGATATGAGATTATAATTGACTAATCCATGTTGAAAATGAGTATAAATAGAGGAGTAAAGGCGAGAAGCGAAGTTTGTAGCTAGCCAAGGGGAAACTAAGTTTATTAGTGAATTTCTAAAGTGCTcgtatatttaaaagttttctttgaatttcaTAATGGCTTGTAAACGATTATATGAATGAAAGCATGTGTTTTGATTACAAGTAAAGTCTCGGTGTTTAAACgaatatgaaattatatttaaacctTTAGTCTTGTTCTTCTTATCATTGAGCTAAATGTTATAAGAGCAAAAGTAGTCATGTAGAGAAGGTCTACATGGTAAAATGAGGCGGAAAAATGCATACAAGATGTATATTGCACTTCGAATTGAGAAACGAGAAAGAAGCCAAAATATTCCCTTCCCTTTGCATACTTTGAATTTCGGTGGAAGAAACACAAAACATTGAATCAAATcaactttgtttgtttttctttctttattattgtCAAATTGATGTTAGtgagatttaattttaattagtgtaaaaaatattttacaataggaaaagaaatggaggaagaggaagaaaaggagCATTCAAgtaagaagagaaagaagactCATAAAAGTGTGGAAAGGCATTGAATATTGATCGTTAAGTCCGACGATATCAACGGTGGGTATGAAGTTTGATATGACAAACGATTTCATGTCCAAAGAATTTGTTCAGTTTCTTGGCAAAAAAAGAGTTATGTAAATTTGATGGATAGTGAAGATGTGAaggatttgaaaaagaaatacgGGGAAGTGCAAATTTATAGAACCGAATTTGATTTCAAGCATGCCATCCTCATGATCAAGTTGCAAAACCTCAACTTTCAACAATATCAAAGGGCTTTGGAGAAGTTTTCTTAACACACATATTCatcttttatctcttttctttttaattccctttgtgtatttgattttatgtctgaattattaataatacaaattctTAATCCATCCATTTTGCCATCcattacaatttttctatagaaattacaaaatttatatagtaacTTATTCATACTAAAACTCGTTGAAATATGTTGCTTTGTACCAAAATTAAGTTATGTGATTATAATGGTAGAATGCCAGGATCTTCAACGGTGAGAGATGCACCATTATCAGTACGTGTAAGATTCAATATCATTGGAGCTGCTTTCGTAGCCCTATCATAATAATTGATT encodes:
- the LOC116403902 gene encoding uncharacterized protein LOC116403902, with translation MLHEHDLSHLAPPLLNLALPPALMTLHSLHDRHPMAISDLQHYLGQHFEMKDLGSLNYFLGLEVSRRSDGYLLSQAKYASDLLARSSIIDSNTSSTPLDPNTHLTPFDNVPLDDVSLYRQLVRSLIYLTVTRSDIAYVIPIVSQFMVAPRTIHFTVDLRILCYVKKTLGHGLQLSSQSSLVLSGYSDADWAGDPTDRRSTTGYCFYLSDSLISWHSKKQSVVSRSSTELEYRALDDATAKLLWLRWLLADLGAPQQGPLSFIVTIVVLFRLLTMMSFMNV